From the genome of Bactrocera oleae isolate idBacOlea1 chromosome 2, idBacOlea1, whole genome shotgun sequence, one region includes:
- the LOC138859000 gene encoding uncharacterized protein, whose translation MWNFPKIIQNFDTTEKCISFAEEEGLILKSKLCRTHRIPMLVSLSDRSTVGIFRCRKGACRKRTAVSRSSGTWFENAKIPLPQIFYIMFAFASHWSHSKVRKNSFIKEPILSSATICDWYNYCREAVVLYQVDHQVAVGKIGGPGKIVQIDESKFGKRKYNKGRRVEGHWVLGMVEDGSDDLRLEVCPDNVRSAEVLIPLIQRHVLQGSIICTDCWKAYDCLSSHGYEHRRVNHSDPENPFVVEDGTHTQRIESQWRVIKRFFLKDNYNNSEDFSNLIYEYVWRKNVANQHHDPFVKLLDAIKHTFKP comes from the exons ATGTGGAATTTccctaaaataattcaaaatttcgacACAACGGAGAAATGTATATCGTTTGCAGAGGAGGagggtttaattttaaaaagcaaactatGTCGTACGCATAGGATACCTATGTTGGTATCCTTATCAGATAGGAGCACGGTTGGCATATTCCGATGCCGGAAAGGTGCCTGCCGTAAACGGACTGCGGTGTCGAGGTCGAGTGGGACATGGTTTGAAAACGCAAAAATACCACTGCCtcagattttttatataatgtttgcATTTGCATCGCACTGGTCCCATTCGAAAGTTCGAAAGAACAGTTTTATTAAGGAGCCAATTTTATCCAGCGCTACCATATGTGATTGGTACAATTACTGCCGCGAAGCTGTAGTTTTATACCAGGTTGATCACCAGGTAGCGGTAGGTAAAATTGGCGGCCCTggtaaaattgttcaaatagacGAGAGCAAATTCGGGaaacgaaaatataacaaag gaCGGAGAGTGGAAGGCCACTGGGTTTTAGGGATGGTAGAGGATGGGAGTGACGACCTTCGGCTGGAAGTGTGTCCCGATAATGTGAGGTCTGCTGAAGTGCTCATACCCTTAATTCAGAGACACGTTTTACAAGGTAGCATCATATGTACTGATTGTTGGAAGGCGTACGACTGCCTGTCCAGTCACGGATATGAGCACCGACGCGTTAACCATAGCGATCCAGAAAATCCGTTTGTTGTCGAAGATGGAACACACACGCAGAGGATAGAATCCCAGTGGCGCGTCATcaaacggttttttttaaaagacaattataataacagtgaagatttcTCGAATTTGATTTATGAATACGTATGgcgtaaaaatgttgcaaatcaGCATCACGATCCATTCGTAAAACTAttagatgcaataaaacatacctttaagccataa
- the LOC138859001 gene encoding uncharacterized protein, which yields MWNFPKIIQNFDTTEKCISFAEEEGLILKSKLCRTHRIPMLVSLSDRSTVGIFRCRKGACRKRTAVSRSSGTWFENAKIPLPQIFYIMFAFASHWSHSKVRKNSFIKEPILSSATICDWYNYCREAVVLYQVDHQVAVGKIGGPGKIVQIDESKFGKRKYNKGRRVEGHWVLGMVEDGSDDLRLEVCPDNVRSAEVLIPLIQRHVLQGSIICTDCWKAYDCLSSHGYEHRRVNHSDPENPFVAEDGTHTQRIESQWRVIKRFFLKDNYNNSEDFSNLIYEYVWRKNVANQHHDPFVKLLDAIKHTFKP from the exons ATGTGGAATTTccctaaaataattcaaaatttcgacACAACGGAGAAATGTATATCGTTTGCAGAGGAGGagggtttaattttaaaaagcaaactatGTCGTACGCATAGGATACCTATGTTGGTATCCTTATCAGATAGGAGCACGGTTGGCATATTCCGATGCCGGAAAGGTGCCTGCCGTAAACGGACTGCGGTATCGAGGTCGAGTGGGACATGGTTTGAAAACGCAAAAATACCACTGCCtcagattttttatataatgtttgcATTTGCATCGCACTGGTCCCATTCGAAAGTTCGAAAGAACAGTTTTATTAAGGAGCCAATTTTATCCAGCGCTACCATATGTGATTGGTACAATTACTGCCGCGAAGCTGTAGTTTTATACCAGGTTGATCACCAGGTAGCGGTAGGTAAAATTGGCGGCCCTggtaaaattgttcaaatagacGAGAGCAAATTCGGGaaacgaaaatataacaaag gaCGGAGAGTGGAAGGCCACTGGGTTTTAGGGATGGTAGAGGATGGGAGTGACGACCTTCGGCTGGAAGTGTGTCCCGATAATGTGAGGTCTGCTGAAGTGCTCATACCCTTAATTCAGAGACACGTTTTACAAGGTAGCATCATATGTACTGATTGTTGGAAGGCGTACGACTGCCTGTCCAGTCACGGGTATGAGCACCGACGCGTTAACCATAGCGATCCAGAAAATCCGTTTGTTGCCGAAGATGGAACACACACGCAGAGGATAGAATCCCAGTGGCGCGTCATcaaacggttttttttaaaagacaattataataacagtgaagatttcTCGAATTTGATTTATGAATACGTATGgcgtaaaaatgttgcaaatcaGCATCACGATCCATTCGTAAAACTAttagatgcaataaaacatacctttaagccataa